AGGTAGATGAAGAAAGGGCTAAAACATTAGCAGAGCAGGAAATCAAAAATGCAGCTGCCAGGTTTGCTTCTGAAGTGGAATTTAAAAGAGAACTGAAAAAAGAGATGGGTTTGACTGTATTTGAATTGAAAGAATTTTACATCGAAATGATCAATGAGCAGGGATTAAAAGAACAGATAATTACGAATGAGATAAAAAATAAAATCCACATCACAGAAGCGGAAGTTGAAGAATATTATCATGAGAATAAAGATGAAATGCCGAATCGGCCGGAAATGGACCAACTCGGAATGATCATGAAAAACATCAAACCAAGCGATGAAACCAGGAAAAAGGCTTTACTCAAAATAAATAAGATAAAAGATAAATTGAATGAAGGTGAAGATTTTGAGGAGTTAGCAAAAGAATACAGTGAATGCCCGAGTGCTGCTAATGGTGGAAATTTAGGATTTTTCGGTAAAGGAGAAATGGTCAAACCTTTCGAAGATGTCGCTTTTGCTTTGATCCCGGGAGAGATCAGCGAAGTTGTGGAAACAGATTTCGGTTTTCATTTAATAAAAGTTAATGAAAAAAAAGAAGAAGAAGTAAATGCCAGTCACATCCTGGTAAAAATCGAACCAACAGAAGAAGATGTAATTGCAATTACACAATTGATGGAAAATGTTCTGAATAGATTGAACAACGGTGAAGATTTTTATGAATTGGCGAAGATCTATTCAGACGATGATTCTTCAGCAGTTAAAGGCGGTGTGATCGGTGAATTTCCTAAAGACGGTTATCCTGAATTTTTCAAAGAACACCTTAAAAAACTCGATTATGGAGAATATACGGAATTGATCAGGGAAGGTGATGTTCTCTATATTTTTGGAAAACTAAAAAAAATAGACGAGAGACCATTCCAATACCACGAAATTTATGATAAATTGAGAGACCTTGTTATTTCCCAGAAGGAAGTCGATCTTTATGAAGAATGGATAAAAGAACTGATCAAAGAAAGATATGTGGAAATACTTCTTGAAGAGTAGTAACACAAACAATTCAGTTTGTGAAAGTGGAACCGAACTTGTTCGGTTATCTTTTTCAACCTTATCCCCAGCCCTTCTCCTATGAGGAGAAGGGAGCACAAGAAAAGAAAATTATGAATTTTTCAACTTTTTATTCAACTCTTTTTAATATCGGATATTTCCCGAAAGCACCAGGAACAGCAGGAACATTCGTAGCAGCTCTCGTTTATTTTTTACTTCCGGAAAGTATGTTCATCAGTGCAGCCTGTTGGATATTTTTTTTGCTGATCGTTTTGATTTTGAGCATAATTTCCGTTCATTTCATTTCCAAAGCAGAAAAAGTTCTCGGACACGACAACGGAAAAATTATAATCGATGAATTTTTCGGTTATTTTTTTTCTGTTTTATTCTTACCTAAAACGATTTTAATAATTATCGGTTCTTTCCTTCTTTTCAGGTTTTTTGATATTCTCAAACCGGAACCGGTAAATATCCTGCAGAAACTTCCCGAAGGTTGGGGAGTTATGGCAGATGATGTGATGGCTGGGATTTATGCGAATCTGATTTTGCAGATTTTGGTGAGGATTTTTTAGGTATAAATATAATTAAAATAAAATTATTATTGCCAAATTTTTAATAATTCCATTTTTTCGGATTGTGATATTTTTTAACTTGATATGGAAATTAGACGGAGGTTATGATGATACTCAAATTGCCGACCTTAAATGCAGAAGTGCAAAATATGGAGGAAAGAAATGAAACGAAAAGAAAAGTTAAGAACAATGTTCATTATAATAACACTTTTACTGTTCGCTGTATTGCATTCTGACACCATAATAGATACAGTTTACAGTACCCCAGAACTAGATGGAAGCATTACTTATTTATATAACGATAACTCATATTGGATAAGTACTGTACCTACTACATTAGGGTGTGGTGATGGCTGGGGAGGTTTAATCGAATCTTATTGGTGGGAAAGAGGTTATGTCTCATTTCCTCTTCCGGATATTCCTGAAGGTTATAATATCGAGACTGCATCTTTCCATATCTATCAACTTGATGCTTATGGAAATGACTTAGGTGGATACCCTATCTGGGATGTTAATCCTTTACCTGATACAACAGATTGTGTTTTAGATCATATAGATTATGGTAATCAACTGAATGTTGATGATTGGACTGCAGGTAATCCCGGAGATACTCAAACTTTACATACGAATATTGGTATAATTAGCGATAATGCAGAATTTGAGTATAAAACTATGGATATTACAGAATATGTATTGGACGATTATGAAAATGTAAGAGATAAAACTCAGTACAGAATACGCTTTTGGATAAATACGGATTGGGATGAGTGGAGAGATGGTCTTGCTTTTAGAGCCGCCGATACACCTACAATTTATAAACCTTTTGCCCGACTTGTTTTTTCAAATGTAAGTTCTAATGAAGAAACTTTATATTCAAATAGCAATTTTCTAAATACATTTCCTAATCCGTTCAATGGGAAAGTAAGCATTGAATATTCAATGTCTCAAGGAAATAACATCTTAGAGATTTATAATATAAAGGGTCAAAGAATATATTTGAGAAGTAACTTAGAAAATGAAGGTACAATAGTCTGGAATTGCGGTGCAAAAAGTTCCGGGTTATATTTTGTGAAAATTTCTAATAAAAATGAAAAAATTATAAAAAGAACAACATTTTTAAAATAGGAGGAAAAATGTTAAAAAGAATTAGTATTCTTATAACTGTGATATTTGCAGCAAGCTTGCTTTTCTCAACCGACTTTGTTCCGGGAAAAGCATTATTTAAAACTACTGAGCCTTTCAATTCTATTGAAGTGATAGATAGCGTGGTAGTAACGGATCAAGTTTGGTTCAATGAAATTTCAAACTATTTTCGATTTGAAGAAATGTATCTTTTAATAATGAATTCAATTGAGTTTGATAGAACTTATGTTGTCTATTTCGATGAAGATACAGATATAAATGCTGTTGTTGATTCGCTTAATAATGAATTAAAAGTTGATTATGCCGAAGCAGCAGGAAGAGGATATTTATTGCAGGAAGATCCTGATTATTATCTGCAGTGGGCACTAACGAATATAGAAGCACATCCTGCTTGGATAAATCATACAAGCGGAGATAATGATATATTAATAGCTGTTTTAGATAGCGGTATAGATTTTGATCATCCGGATCTTGCAGGTAATGACGTTCTATGGAATGAAAACGATTTTTATGGTTTTCAAGAAACTATTGATGATAATGATATTGTATATGATTATGTTGGACACGGAACTATGGTTTCCGGAGTAATTAGGGCAGTAACAGAAAATGGACTCAATATTGCCGGTTTAGCTGGTGGTGGTTTTAATGGTGAAGTCGGTTGTAAGTTATTAACAGTAAAAGTTTTTAATAATACGCCGGAGGATAGTGATACAGGATGGATTGCAGATGGAATAAATAGTGCAGTTTCAGCTGGAGCAAAAGTTATAAATATGAGCTTTTATTGCCCCGAAAGTCAAACAGTTATAGAGCAGTTGGAGGCTGCTTATGAAGCAGGTGTTTGCCTAATAGCTGCTGCAGGAAACGGTTCTATAGAAAGTATATCTTTCCCTGCCAGTCATCAAAGCGTTTTTTCAGCAGGAGCAACTGATATTAACGATAAGAAATCTCCATTTTCCAACTATGAGTATGATCTTGATATTTGTGCACCTGGTGGTATCTCGTC
The sequence above is drawn from the Candidatus Cloacimonadota bacterium genome and encodes:
- a CDS encoding peptidylprolyl isomerase yields the protein MGSVSLFMKSNFTKNSGAKMKNCFILIFTIMIFLLSAEVLDEIVAKVGREIILKSDLEKRKQQLSAAGLLSSEITDFDILNDMIETQMILQKAKEENYEVDEERAKTLAEQEIKNAAARFASEVEFKRELKKEMGLTVFELKEFYIEMINEQGLKEQIITNEIKNKIHITEAEVEEYYHENKDEMPNRPEMDQLGMIMKNIKPSDETRKKALLKINKIKDKLNEGEDFEELAKEYSECPSAANGGNLGFFGKGEMVKPFEDVAFALIPGEISEVVETDFGFHLIKVNEKKEEEVNASHILVKIEPTEEDVIAITQLMENVLNRLNNGEDFYELAKIYSDDDSSAVKGGVIGEFPKDGYPEFFKEHLKKLDYGEYTELIREGDVLYIFGKLKKIDERPFQYHEIYDKLRDLVISQKEVDLYEEWIKELIKERYVEILLEE
- a CDS encoding phosphatidylglycerophosphatase A; this encodes MNFSTFYSTLFNIGYFPKAPGTAGTFVAALVYFLLPESMFISAACWIFFLLIVLILSIISVHFISKAEKVLGHDNGKIIIDEFFGYFFSVLFLPKTILIIIGSFLLFRFFDILKPEPVNILQKLPEGWGVMADDVMAGIYANLILQILVRIF
- a CDS encoding T9SS type A sorting domain-containing protein; amino-acid sequence: MQKCKIWRKEMKRKEKLRTMFIIITLLLFAVLHSDTIIDTVYSTPELDGSITYLYNDNSYWISTVPTTLGCGDGWGGLIESYWWERGYVSFPLPDIPEGYNIETASFHIYQLDAYGNDLGGYPIWDVNPLPDTTDCVLDHIDYGNQLNVDDWTAGNPGDTQTLHTNIGIISDNAEFEYKTMDITEYVLDDYENVRDKTQYRIRFWINTDWDEWRDGLAFRAADTPTIYKPFARLVFSNVSSNEETLYSNSNFLNTFPNPFNGKVSIEYSMSQGNNILEIYNIKGQRIYLRSNLENEGTIVWNCGAKSSGLYFVKISNKNEKIIKRTTFLK